A genome region from Glycine max cultivar Williams 82 chromosome 5, Glycine_max_v4.0, whole genome shotgun sequence includes the following:
- the LOC100306075 gene encoding uncharacterized protein LOC100306075 has translation MDRRKEKNGPWLSVPQFGDWDQKGQVPDYSLDFSKIRETRKQNKTNISRASLGNEEEFMDSTTSSSVNTGHSSEHPQPHYHQTNSPTARKSFLSYFNCCVKA, from the exons ATGGACCGTCGTAAAGAG AAAAATGGTCCATGGTTATCGGTGCCACAATTTGGGGACTGGGATCAGAAGGGCCAAGTGCCGGACTACTCACTTGATTTCTCAAAGATCCGGGAAACTAGGAAGCAGAACAAGACAAATATATCCAGGGCTAGCCTTGGCAATGAAGAAGAGTTCATGGATTCGACAACCTCCAGCAGCGTCAACACTGGCCACAGCAGTGAGCACCCTCAACCGCACTACCATCAAACCAACTCTCCAACT GCAAGGAAGAGCTTCCTCAGCTACTTCAATTGTTGTGTGAAAGCCTAA
- the LOC102663813 gene encoding uncharacterized protein, which translates to MDKFSRTILFFLLFCVLIILQFQRATPDHEKGGQNVAQGHPEKPLLSKMLMDTVSLLRKSHQSSWEKIKTVIHDLQMQFSPPNLDFRGTGWVEYDGSKGTFKEAVEKIFGKSKETVEESAEGAAKVVEEAIHKTTEKVKESSHSEHESKAEL; encoded by the exons ATGGATAAATTCAGCAGAACGAttctattctttcttcttttctgcgTCCTAATTATTCTCCAATTCCAACGTGCAACTCCTGATCATGAAAAAGGTGGCCAAAATGTTGCTCAAGGCCACCCAGAAAAACCACTTCTTTCTAAGATGTTGATGGATACCGTTTCTCTACTCAGAAAGTCACATCAAAGCTCCTGGGAGAAAATCAAAACTGTCATACATGATCTGCAAATGCAGTTTTCTCCACCAAATTTGGA tTTCAGGGGTACGGGATGGGTAGAATATGATGGTTCCAAAGGAACGTTCAAAGAAGCAGTTGAGAAGATTTTTGGCAAAAGCAAAGAGACGGTTGAGGAGAGTGCTGAAGGAGCAGCAAAAGTAGTTGAAGAAGCAATTCATAAGACAACAGAAAAGGTGAAGGAGAGTTCTCACTCTGAGCATGAGTCTAAAGCAGAACTTTAA
- the LOC100808270 gene encoding small GTPase LIP1, with protein MFWRDRERENKELNGGVLCGLVRVLVVGDSGVGKTSLVNLIVKGSPIARPPQTIGCSVDVKHITYGNSGSSSSSLKGDSERDFFVELWDVSGHERYKDCRSLFYSQINGVIFVHDLSQRRTKTSLQKWAAEIAATGTFSAPLGSGGPGGLPVPYIFIGNKADIAAKEGTRGSSGNLVDVARQWVEKQGLLPSSEELPLTESFPGNGGLIAAAKEARHDKEAVVKFFRMLIRRRYFSDEIQIPSPAWSIPSVQRQAQRIDENFTEDDQSYDTSLSSDPYKYNMLPPLPAQRNLTPPPTLYPQQPVSVSENYSFPRFSLSGSSEISTVARTKRSDINV; from the exons ATGTTCTGGAGGGACCGTGAGAGAGAGAACAAAGAGTTGAACGGTGGGGTCCTATGTGGCCTGGTCAGAGTCCTCGTTGTTGGTGATTCTG GTGTTGGGAAGACTTCTTTAGTTAACCTGATTGTAAAAGGTTCTCCAATTGCTCGCCCTCCTCAAACAATTGGTTGTTCAGTTGATGTGAAG CATATTACTTATGGAAATTCAGGCAGCTCTTCCAGTAGTCTTAAGGGTGATTCTGAGAGAGATTTCTTCGTTGAACTGTGGGATGTCTCAGGACATGAACGGTACAAAGATTGTCGGTCTCTGTTTTATTCGCAGATTAATG GTGTAATTTTTGTTCATGATCTTTCACAAAGAAGAACAAAGACTAGCTTGCAGAAGTGGGCAGCTGAGATTGCTGCAACTGGGACATTTTCAGCTCCTTTGGGATCTGGTGGTCCTGGTGGCCTTCCTGttccatatatttttattggtaaTAAAGCTGATATTGCTGCGAAAGAGGGTACAAGAGGAAGCAGTGGGAATCTTGTTGATGTTGCACGCCAATGGGTTGAGAAGCAGGGTTTGCTTCCTTCCAGTGAGGAGCTTCCTTTGACTGAGAGTTTTCCTGGTAATGGTGGCCTTATTGCT GCTGCCAAAGAAGCAAGGCATGACAAGGAGGCTGTGGTGAAATTTTTCCGCATG TTGATCAGGAGAAGATATTTCTCAGATGAAATACAAATACCTTCACCAGCATGGTCCATTCCTTCTGTTCAGAGACAAGCTCAGCGTATAGATGAAAATTTCACAGAAGATGATCAATCTTATGATACAAG TCTAAGCAGTGATCCTTACAAGTATAACATGCTTCCGCCACTTCCAGCACAACGCAATCTAACACCACCACCCACACTCTATCCTCAACAGCCAGTTTCGGTGTCGGAAAACTATAGTTTCCCTAGATTTTCCTTGTCAGGCTCCTCAGAAATCAGTACTGTGGCGAGAACAAAGCGATCAGATATTAATGTCTGA